In Streptomyces violaceusniger Tu 4113, one DNA window encodes the following:
- a CDS encoding LysR family transcriptional regulator: MVRVNRDLEPRLLRAFTAVADELHFTRAAARLYVAQQALSRDIRRLERELGAELFVRTTRQVALTAVGERLLPYARRVLQAQDDLAAAFSGAERRPLLVDVGAPVSTGNQVLTEARHRLGPDTELVARFHSGLAGAAAELLAGRLDVSFGRAHGLDPAVLARLEHRLIRYERIAVVLREDHPLARLEEIPLSALAGETLYAAAGNPTTTEWTDLAAQLFAGRGIAMAEPFPEIEGDEEFIRVVTKRRWAVLASEVFIHLPGTVLRPLTDPVPLSPVSLLWRRDLHHPGLDALHTAARTLATTSDWLARPPGAWLPRPEAGRDDQRLRRLM; this comes from the coding sequence ATGGTGCGCGTGAACCGGGACCTCGAACCGCGCCTGCTGCGCGCCTTCACCGCCGTCGCCGACGAACTGCACTTCACCCGCGCCGCCGCCCGCCTCTACGTCGCCCAGCAGGCACTCAGCCGCGACATCCGCCGCCTGGAGCGGGAGTTGGGCGCGGAGCTGTTCGTCCGCACCACCCGCCAGGTCGCCCTCACGGCCGTGGGCGAACGGCTGCTCCCGTACGCCCGGCGGGTGCTCCAGGCCCAGGACGACCTGGCGGCGGCCTTCAGCGGGGCCGAGCGCCGCCCGCTCCTGGTGGACGTGGGCGCCCCGGTGAGCACGGGGAACCAGGTGCTGACGGAGGCGCGGCACCGCCTCGGCCCCGACACCGAGCTGGTGGCCCGCTTCCACAGCGGCCTGGCCGGGGCCGCCGCCGAACTCCTCGCCGGCCGCCTCGACGTCTCCTTCGGCCGGGCCCACGGCCTCGACCCCGCCGTGCTCGCCCGGCTGGAACACCGCCTCATCCGCTACGAGCGCATCGCCGTGGTGCTGCGCGAGGACCACCCGCTGGCCCGGCTGGAGGAGATCCCGCTGTCCGCGCTCGCGGGCGAGACCCTGTACGCGGCGGCGGGCAACCCCACCACCACCGAGTGGACCGACCTGGCCGCGCAGCTCTTCGCGGGGCGCGGGATCGCGATGGCGGAGCCGTTCCCGGAGATCGAGGGGGACGAGGAGTTCATCCGGGTGGTGACCAAGCGCCGCTGGGCGGTGCTGGCCAGCGAGGTGTTCATCCATCTCCCCGGCACGGTGCTACGCCCCCTCACCGACCCGGTCCCGCTCTCCCCGGTCTCCCTGCTCTGGCGCCGCGACCTGCACCACCCCGGCCTGGACGCCCTCCACACGGCGGCCCGCACGCTCGCCACCACGTCCGACTGGCTCGCCCGCCCACCGGGCGCCTGGCTGCCACGCCCGGAGGCGGGCCGTGACGATCAGAGATTGAGGCGGTTGATGTAG
- a CDS encoding anti-sigma factor family protein yields MMPAADDQQHTAVGAYALGVLDPADAARFEDHLIGCERCAAELDELMGLPPLLAEYATAADGTALPDPSVVTARPGPELLDRLMEDVTVSRKASGRRRLYLVAAAAVLIVGGPLAGAALTASSDDGGKTQAVASTSQQVYDQGQKFGAVDPVTKVDASVSLQQKGWGTSVALKLGNLKGPRTCDLVAIGKDGHEETITTWAVPTSGYGITDGDGSRWSKEPLYAQGGAAMNTVDIERFEVRTLDGQRLAEVRL; encoded by the coding sequence ATGATGCCGGCAGCGGACGACCAGCAGCACACCGCGGTCGGCGCCTATGCGCTCGGAGTGCTCGACCCCGCGGACGCGGCGCGCTTCGAGGATCACCTCATCGGGTGCGAGCGGTGCGCCGCCGAGCTCGACGAGCTGATGGGCCTCCCGCCCCTGCTGGCCGAGTACGCCACCGCCGCCGACGGCACCGCGCTCCCGGATCCGTCGGTGGTCACCGCCCGCCCCGGGCCCGAACTGCTCGACCGGCTCATGGAAGACGTCACGGTCAGCCGCAAGGCATCCGGCAGAAGGCGGCTCTACCTCGTCGCCGCGGCCGCCGTCCTCATCGTCGGCGGCCCGCTCGCGGGAGCGGCGCTGACCGCGAGTTCCGACGACGGCGGGAAGACCCAGGCGGTGGCCTCCACCTCCCAGCAGGTGTACGACCAGGGCCAGAAGTTCGGCGCGGTGGACCCGGTCACCAAGGTGGACGCGTCCGTCTCGCTGCAGCAGAAGGGCTGGGGCACCTCCGTCGCCCTCAAGCTGGGCAACCTCAAGGGGCCGCGCACCTGCGACCTGGTGGCCATCGGCAAGGACGGCCACGAGGAGACCATCACCACCTGGGCCGTGCCCACATCGGGCTACGGCATCACGGACGGGGACGGCTCGCGCTGGAGCAAGGAGCCGCTCTACGCCCAGGGCGGCGCCGCCATGAACACCGTCGACATCGAGCGTTTCGAGGTCCGCACGCTGGACGGCCAGCGCCTGGCCGAGGTCAGGCTCTGA
- a CDS encoding CGNR zinc finger domain-containing protein: MAAASGYDLRFDSGRICLDLVATVGGRLSEAPVERLGGVEPLRAWLLGAGLVPGGTPLDAVDHRWLVRFRAARDLLHRIVHTEVESHASSADLERMNALAATAPPALRAVRTPDGTLVRALAGKPDCGALLSQIARDAVQLLTDPVARGQLRRCEGETCSLLYLDTSRGRRRRWCSSEICGNRERVARHRRRVNPSFSKT, translated from the coding sequence ATGGCGGCGGCGTCGGGCTACGACCTGCGGTTCGACTCGGGACGGATCTGCCTGGACCTGGTGGCCACCGTCGGCGGCCGGCTCAGCGAGGCGCCCGTCGAGCGGCTCGGCGGCGTGGAGCCCCTCAGGGCCTGGCTGCTCGGCGCCGGTCTGGTGCCCGGCGGCACCCCGCTGGACGCCGTGGACCACCGCTGGCTCGTCCGCTTCCGGGCGGCCCGAGATCTGCTGCATCGCATCGTCCACACCGAAGTCGAGAGCCATGCCTCAAGTGCCGACCTGGAGCGGATGAACGCGTTGGCCGCCACCGCCCCGCCCGCTCTGCGCGCCGTACGGACCCCCGACGGCACCCTGGTCCGCGCCCTCGCCGGGAAGCCCGACTGCGGTGCGCTGCTCTCCCAGATCGCCCGGGACGCCGTGCAGTTGCTCACCGACCCGGTGGCGCGCGGGCAGTTGCGGCGCTGTGAGGGGGAGACCTGTTCGTTGCTCTACCTCGATACCTCGCGCGGCCGCCGGAGGCGCTGGTGTTCCAGCGAAATCTGCGGAAACCGCGAAAGAGTCGCCCGTCACCGCCGTCGGGTAAACCCAAGCTTCAGCAAAACATGA
- a CDS encoding uroporphyrinogen-III synthase, whose protein sequence is MHREQTGPAGDEAPVGPLAGFTVGVTAARRADELGALLQRRGAAVMHAPALRIVPLADDSELMAATKQLIDHAPHVVIATTAIGFRGWVEAADGWGLGDALLDRLREVRLLARGPKVRGAIRAAGLTEEWYPPSESMAEVLDRLLEEGVEGQRIAIQLHGEPLPGFVESLRAGGAEVVGVPVYRWMPPEDIGPVDRLLDATVARALDAVTFTSAPAAASLLDRAERRGMREELLDALRHDVLAACVGPVTALPLEAHDIPTSQPERFRLGPLVQLLTTELPGRVRPLPVAGRRLEIRGHAVVVDGALRTVPPAGMALLRALARRPGWVVARAELLRSLPGAGRDEHAVETAMARLRTALGSPKLIQTVVKRGYRLALDPSAETKYADA, encoded by the coding sequence ATGCACCGAGAACAGACCGGACCCGCGGGCGACGAAGCACCCGTCGGCCCTCTCGCCGGATTCACCGTGGGGGTCACCGCGGCACGGCGCGCGGATGAGCTCGGCGCGCTGCTGCAGCGGCGCGGCGCGGCCGTGATGCACGCGCCGGCGCTGCGGATCGTGCCACTTGCCGACGACTCCGAACTCATGGCCGCCACCAAGCAGTTGATCGACCACGCCCCGCATGTCGTCATCGCCACCACCGCCATCGGCTTCCGCGGCTGGGTCGAGGCCGCCGACGGCTGGGGCCTGGGCGACGCGCTGCTCGACCGGCTGCGAGAGGTGCGGCTGCTGGCCCGCGGGCCCAAGGTGCGCGGGGCGATCCGGGCCGCCGGGCTCACCGAGGAGTGGTACCCGCCCTCCGAGTCGATGGCCGAGGTGCTCGACCGGCTGCTGGAGGAGGGCGTCGAGGGGCAGCGCATCGCCATCCAGTTGCACGGCGAGCCGCTGCCCGGCTTCGTCGAGTCGCTGCGCGCCGGGGGAGCGGAGGTGGTCGGGGTGCCGGTCTACCGCTGGATGCCACCGGAGGACATCGGACCCGTCGACCGACTGCTGGACGCCACGGTCGCCCGCGCCCTGGACGCCGTCACCTTCACCAGCGCCCCCGCCGCCGCGAGCCTGCTGGACCGGGCCGAACGGCGCGGCATGCGCGAGGAACTCCTCGACGCGCTCCGCCACGACGTGCTGGCGGCCTGCGTCGGCCCGGTCACCGCGCTCCCGCTGGAGGCCCACGACATACCCACCTCCCAGCCCGAACGGTTCCGCCTCGGCCCCCTCGTCCAACTGCTGACCACCGAACTCCCGGGCCGGGTCCGCCCGTTGCCGGTCGCCGGGCGGCGCCTGGAGATCCGGGGCCACGCGGTGGTCGTCGACGGCGCACTGCGCACCGTGCCACCTGCGGGGATGGCTCTGCTGCGCGCCCTGGCCCGCCGCCCCGGCTGGGTCGTGGCCCGCGCGGAACTCCTGCGCTCCCTGCCGGGCGCGGGCCGCGACGAACACGCGGTGGAGACGGCGATGGCCCGCCTGCGTACGGCCCTTGGCTCCCCCAAGCTCATCCAGACCGTGGTCAAACGCGGGTACAGGCTGGCGCTGGACCCTTCGGCCGAAACGAAGTACGCGGACGCGTAG
- a CDS encoding cold-shock protein gives MASGTVKWFNAEKGFGFIEQDGGGADVFAHYSNIAAQGFRELQEGQKVNFDVTQGQKGPQAENIVPA, from the coding sequence ATGGCTAGTGGCACCGTGAAGTGGTTCAACGCGGAAAAGGGTTTCGGCTTCATCGAGCAGGACGGTGGCGGCGCCGACGTCTTCGCCCACTACTCGAATATCGCTGCCCAGGGCTTCCGCGAGCTGCAGGAAGGCCAGAAGGTGAACTTCGACGTCACGCAGGGCCAGAAGGGCCCGCAGGCCGAGAACATCGTTCCCGCCTGA
- a CDS encoding sigma-70 family RNA polymerase sigma factor: MTERTTPDDALMRALYAEHAGPLLAFVLRLVAGDRQRAEDVVQETLLRAWRNADQLRRSGGSVRPWLVTVARRIVIDGHRQRRARPQEVDAAPLHVMPAADDIDRALRQMTISDALNDLTDAHRAALVETYFKGRTVSEAAEVLGVPAGTVRSRVFYALRSLKLSLEERGVTA; this comes from the coding sequence GTGACCGAGAGGACGACACCGGACGACGCGCTCATGCGCGCGCTCTACGCGGAGCACGCGGGCCCGCTTCTCGCCTTCGTCCTGCGCCTGGTCGCGGGCGACCGGCAGCGGGCCGAGGACGTGGTCCAGGAGACCTTGCTCCGAGCCTGGCGCAACGCCGACCAACTCCGGCGCTCCGGCGGGTCGGTACGCCCCTGGCTGGTGACCGTGGCCCGCCGCATCGTCATCGACGGCCACCGTCAGCGCCGCGCACGTCCCCAGGAAGTGGACGCGGCACCGCTCCATGTGATGCCCGCCGCGGACGACATCGACCGCGCATTGCGCCAGATGACCATTTCCGACGCGTTGAATGACCTCACCGATGCACATAGAGCGGCCCTCGTGGAGACATACTTCAAGGGACGGACGGTGAGTGAGGCGGCCGAAGTGCTGGGCGTTCCCGCCGGGACGGTACGGTCCCGGGTCTTCTACGCGCTGCGCTCCCTGAAGCTCTCGCTCGAGGAACGGGGGGTTACGGCATGA
- a CDS encoding MerR family transcriptional regulator: MPPRSSRPVDNFDDDDYPAYTMGRAAEMIGAAPAFLRALGEHRLITPLRSEGGHRRYSRYQLRIAARARELVDAGTPIDAACRIIILEDQLEEAQRINEDLRTRGGTS; encoded by the coding sequence ATGCCCCCTCGCAGTTCCCGCCCCGTCGACAATTTCGACGACGACGACTACCCCGCCTACACCATGGGCCGGGCCGCCGAGATGATCGGCGCCGCCCCCGCCTTCCTCCGTGCCCTCGGCGAGCACCGCCTGATCACCCCACTGCGCTCCGAAGGCGGCCACCGCCGCTACTCCCGCTACCAGCTGCGCATCGCCGCCCGCGCCCGCGAACTCGTCGACGCAGGCACCCCCATCGACGCCGCCTGCCGCATCATCATCCTCGAAGACCAACTCGAAGAAGCCCAGCGCATCAACGAAGACCTGCGTACCCGTGGTGGCACCTCGTAA
- a CDS encoding nitrate/nitrite transporter — protein MTAPTTTAAREGGRWIEQWDPEDETFWREKGERIATRNLVFSILSEHIGFSIWSLWSVMVLFMGPEYGVDAAGKFFLVAMPTLVGGILRVPYTFAVARFGGRNWTIISAATLLVPAVAAAAVMEPGTSYTTFMVVAALTGVGGGNFASSMTNINSFYPLRKKGWALGLNAGGGNIGVPVIQLIGLLVIGTAGAAHPRLVLAVYIPLIVVAAALSALFMDNLAPVRNDSGAAKEAARDAHTWIMSLLYIGTFGSFIGYSFAFGLVLQNQFDRTPLQAASLTFIGPLLGSLIRPVGGRLADTHGGAKITLWNFAAMAAATLVVVYASAQKSLPVFLAGFIALFVLSGLGNGATFKMIPGIFQAKALARGLAGEEAASYGRRLSGAAMGLIGAVGALGGLGINLVFRESFARAHSGTPAFVSFLAFYAVCSAVTWAVYLRRARPAPAPAAEPDTDTHDPRPERQSAYADV, from the coding sequence ATGACTGCCCCGACCACCACCGCCGCACGCGAGGGGGGCCGCTGGATCGAGCAGTGGGACCCGGAGGACGAGACGTTCTGGAGGGAGAAGGGGGAGCGGATCGCCACCCGGAATCTGGTCTTCTCCATCCTCTCCGAGCACATCGGGTTCTCCATCTGGAGCCTGTGGTCGGTGATGGTGCTGTTCATGGGGCCGGAGTACGGCGTCGACGCGGCCGGGAAGTTCTTCCTGGTGGCCATGCCCACGCTGGTCGGCGGGATCCTGCGCGTCCCGTACACCTTCGCCGTCGCCCGGTTCGGTGGGCGCAACTGGACGATCATCAGCGCGGCGACGCTGCTCGTGCCCGCGGTCGCCGCCGCCGCGGTGATGGAGCCCGGGACCTCGTACACCACCTTCATGGTGGTCGCGGCGCTCACCGGTGTCGGCGGTGGCAACTTCGCCTCGTCCATGACCAACATCAACTCCTTCTACCCGCTGCGCAAGAAGGGCTGGGCGCTCGGGCTCAACGCGGGCGGCGGCAACATCGGCGTGCCCGTGATCCAGTTGATCGGGCTGCTGGTCATCGGCACCGCCGGGGCGGCCCATCCGCGGCTCGTGCTCGCCGTCTACATCCCGCTGATCGTGGTCGCGGCGGCGCTTTCGGCGCTGTTCATGGACAACCTGGCGCCGGTGCGCAACGACTCCGGGGCGGCCAAGGAGGCGGCGCGGGACGCCCATACCTGGATCATGTCGCTGCTCTACATCGGCACCTTCGGCTCGTTCATCGGCTACAGCTTCGCCTTCGGCCTGGTGCTGCAGAACCAGTTCGACCGCACCCCGCTGCAGGCCGCCTCGCTCACCTTCATCGGCCCGCTGCTCGGCTCGCTCATCCGCCCCGTCGGCGGGCGGCTCGCCGACACCCACGGCGGCGCGAAGATCACCCTGTGGAACTTCGCCGCCATGGCCGCGGCCACCCTCGTGGTCGTCTACGCCTCCGCGCAGAAGTCGCTGCCCGTCTTCCTCGCCGGCTTCATCGCCCTCTTCGTCCTCAGCGGGCTCGGCAACGGCGCCACCTTCAAGATGATCCCCGGCATCTTCCAGGCGAAGGCCCTCGCCCGCGGCCTCGCGGGCGAAGAGGCCGCGTCCTACGGGCGGCGGCTCTCAGGCGCGGCGATGGGGCTGATCGGGGCGGTCGGCGCGCTCGGCGGGCTCGGGATCAACCTCGTCTTCCGGGAGTCGTTCGCCCGCGCCCACTCCGGCACCCCCGCCTTCGTCTCCTTCCTCGCCTTCTACGCCGTATGCTCCGCGGTCACCTGGGCCGTATACCTCCGCCGCGCCCGCCCGGCCCCGGCGCCCGCCGCCGAGCCGGACACGGACACGCATGATCCGCGGCCGGAGCGGCAATCCGCTTACGCGGACGTCTGA
- a CDS encoding DEAD/DEAH box helicase: protein MNRTARRNDRYSRSAGSAGSSGSGRGGYRSGGSNRSGTGRSGGSGRRPATPQGEFALPVTHTPALPPAETFAELAMPSALLAALSAEGMSAPFPIQAATLPNSLAGRDVLGRGRTGSGKTLAFGLALLARTAGQRAEPRQPLALVLVPTRELAQQVTDALTPYARPLKLRLATVVGGMSIGRQSSALRGGVEVVVATPGRLKDLIGRGDCRLNRVDITVLDEADQMADMGFMPQVTALLDQVRPEGQRMLFSATLDRNVDLLVRRYLTDPVVHSVDPSAGAVTTMEHHVLHVHGADKHATTTEIAAREGRSIMFLDTKHAVDNLTKHLLNSGVRAAALHGGKSQPQRTRTLAQFKTGHVTVLVATNVAARGIHVDNLDLVVNVDPPSDHKDYLHRGGRTARAGESGSVVTLVLPNQRRTMNRLMADAGITPQSTQVRSGEAELSRITGAQAPSGVPVTIAAPVVERPKRSGSSTRGRRSRPAQARRAAGSARTATPTARQNSSAPAA, encoded by the coding sequence ATGAATCGCACAGCTCGCAGGAATGACCGCTATTCCCGCTCTGCCGGCTCTGCCGGCTCGTCCGGCTCAGGCCGCGGCGGCTACCGCTCCGGTGGGTCGAACCGCTCGGGCACGGGTCGTTCCGGGGGCTCCGGACGGCGTCCCGCGACACCGCAGGGAGAGTTCGCCCTGCCCGTCACCCACACTCCCGCCCTGCCCCCGGCCGAGACTTTCGCCGAGCTGGCCATGCCGTCGGCGCTGCTGGCGGCCCTCAGCGCGGAGGGCATGTCCGCCCCGTTCCCCATCCAGGCCGCCACGCTGCCGAACTCGCTGGCCGGACGCGATGTTCTCGGCCGCGGTCGCACCGGATCGGGCAAGACGCTGGCCTTCGGTCTGGCCCTGCTGGCCCGTACCGCCGGGCAGCGCGCCGAGCCCCGCCAGCCGCTGGCACTGGTCCTGGTCCCCACCCGGGAACTGGCCCAGCAGGTCACCGACGCCCTCACCCCCTACGCCCGGCCGCTCAAGCTGCGGCTGGCCACCGTCGTCGGCGGAATGTCGATCGGCCGCCAGTCCAGCGCACTGCGCGGCGGGGTCGAGGTGGTCGTCGCCACGCCGGGACGGCTCAAGGACCTCATCGGGCGCGGTGACTGCCGGCTGAACCGGGTCGACATCACCGTGCTGGACGAGGCCGACCAGATGGCCGACATGGGCTTCATGCCCCAGGTCACCGCGCTGCTCGACCAGGTTCGGCCCGAGGGGCAGCGGATGCTCTTCTCGGCCACCCTGGACCGCAACGTCGACCTCCTGGTCCGGCGCTACCTGACGGACCCGGTGGTCCATTCCGTCGATCCTTCGGCGGGCGCGGTCACGACGATGGAGCACCACGTGCTGCACGTCCACGGCGCCGACAAGCACGCCACCACCACCGAGATCGCCGCCCGCGAAGGCCGGTCGATCATGTTCCTGGACACCAAGCACGCCGTGGACAACCTCACCAAGCATCTGCTGAACAGCGGTGTCCGCGCCGCGGCCCTCCACGGTGGCAAGTCCCAGCCCCAGCGCACCCGCACCCTGGCCCAGTTCAAGACCGGCCATGTCACCGTCCTGGTGGCCACCAACGTCGCCGCCCGCGGCATCCACGTCGACAACCTCGATCTCGTCGTCAACGTCGACCCGCCCAGCGACCACAAGGACTACCTGCACCGCGGTGGCCGCACCGCGCGCGCAGGCGAGTCCGGCAGCGTCGTCACCTTGGTCCTGCCCAACCAGCGCCGCACCATGAACCGCCTGATGGCGGACGCGGGCATCACCCCGCAGTCCACCCAGGTCCGCTCGGGGGAAGCCGAACTGAGCCGCATCACCGGTGCGCAGGCACCCTCCGGGGTTCCCGTCACCATCGCCGCACCGGTCGTCGAGCGGCCCAAGCGCAGCGGCTCCTCCACCCGCGGCCGCCGCAGCCGCCCCGCCCAGGCCCGCCGTGCCGCCGGATCAGCCCGAACCGCGACACCGACTGCGCGACAGAACTCCTCGGCCCCGGCCGCCTAG
- a CDS encoding extracellular solute-binding protein, with protein sequence MLTARKRTKRTVAVIAAALAGALVMAGCGDSGDDAGDGKSLKLWHYEAPNSAMGIAWKQAIEEFKKSHPGVTVKVEEKGFEQIQKTASMVLNSGDAPDLMEYNKGNATTGLLSKQGLLTDLTPEVTKRGWDKPLSPGVRTTSRYDAQGVMGSGNWYGIPNYAEYTMVFYNKTLFEKHHVKVPTTFAEFTAALEAFKDEGVTPLASAGAEYPAHQYVYQLALTKADRSWVDAYEQYKGKPDFHDAAWTYGATTFADWVKKGYIAKSSSGAKAEDAGAAFIAGKYPMFFSGSWWFGRFTSEMKDQWGTFPFPGSNLTLGSGGNLWVVPKGAKNKELAYDFIDITMKKGIQNTLGNHGGVPVAADPSAITDPQSKSLIQDFTAYADADGLAFYPDWPVPGFYDTLVSETQKLITGSADPDAYLDALKKAYDAGAPKG encoded by the coding sequence ATGTTGACGGCACGGAAACGGACGAAACGAACGGTGGCCGTCATCGCGGCCGCGCTCGCAGGAGCCCTGGTCATGGCGGGTTGCGGGGACAGCGGGGACGACGCCGGGGACGGCAAGTCGCTCAAGCTGTGGCACTACGAGGCGCCCAACAGCGCCATGGGCATCGCCTGGAAGCAGGCGATCGAGGAGTTCAAGAAGAGCCATCCGGGCGTCACGGTGAAGGTCGAGGAGAAGGGCTTCGAACAGATCCAGAAGACCGCCTCGATGGTCCTCAACTCCGGTGACGCACCGGACCTCATGGAGTACAACAAGGGCAACGCCACCACCGGGCTGCTCTCCAAACAGGGCCTGCTCACCGACCTCACCCCCGAGGTCACCAAGCGCGGCTGGGACAAGCCGCTCAGCCCCGGGGTGCGCACCACCAGCCGCTACGACGCACAGGGCGTGATGGGCTCCGGCAACTGGTACGGGATCCCCAACTACGCCGAGTACACGATGGTCTTCTACAACAAGACCCTCTTCGAGAAGCACCACGTCAAGGTCCCGACCACCTTCGCCGAATTCACCGCCGCCCTTGAGGCTTTCAAGGACGAGGGCGTCACCCCGCTCGCCAGCGCGGGCGCCGAATACCCCGCCCACCAGTACGTCTACCAGCTCGCCCTCACCAAGGCCGACCGCTCCTGGGTGGACGCCTACGAGCAGTACAAGGGCAAGCCGGACTTCCACGACGCCGCCTGGACCTATGGCGCCACCACCTTCGCGGACTGGGTGAAGAAGGGCTATATCGCCAAGAGTTCGAGCGGCGCCAAGGCCGAGGACGCGGGCGCGGCCTTCATCGCGGGGAAGTATCCGATGTTCTTCTCCGGGAGCTGGTGGTTCGGCCGCTTCACCTCCGAGATGAAGGACCAGTGGGGCACCTTCCCGTTCCCCGGCTCCAATCTCACCCTCGGCTCCGGCGGCAATCTCTGGGTCGTCCCCAAGGGCGCCAAGAACAAGGAGCTCGCCTACGACTTCATCGACATCACGATGAAGAAGGGCATCCAGAACACCCTCGGCAACCACGGCGGAGTGCCCGTGGCCGCCGATCCGTCGGCGATCACCGACCCCCAGTCCAAGAGCCTGATCCAGGACTTCACCGCCTACGCCGATGCCGACGGCCTGGCCTTCTACCCCGACTGGCCGGTCCCCGGCTTCTACGACACCCTCGTCTCCGAGACCCAGAAGCTGATCACCGGCAGCGCGGATCCCGACGCGTATCTGGACGCGCTGAAGAAGGCGTACGACGCGGGCGCGCCGAAGGGATGA
- a CDS encoding MFS transporter, which produces MILFLASRPVVPRPSRPASRPVVPHPSRPASRPGAAAPAPPRRRRSPLAPYRRLFAAPGALAFTLAAFVGRLPGSMLGVSTVLMIATVRDSYALAGAVSATGVAVTAVAGPLLGRLVDRYGQASVAVPAVVVFVAGATAMVLCVHFGAPAWALFCCAAGSSGVPSLGAMTRARWAALHRDDPAARHTATSFEQVVDEVCFMAGPALAMVLCTAVLPEAGLVTAAALLLTGTLLFAAQRRTEPPPEPHAARGRVLLTPALRVVLLTFLATGAVFGSMEVATVAAVGSHGGSTASSTVLALQAAGSCAAGLVFGALPPRGTAGGRLVAGVAAMALAVLPLLTAHSLATLAPLLFLAGMATAPTMITGMTLVHRLLPAARLNEGMTTVYTGLLIGISTGAAVGGWTVDHLAPTSAYLTPATAATLAFAIAWSGRRCLRAP; this is translated from the coding sequence GTGATCCTCTTCCTCGCCTCCCGGCCCGTCGTACCGCGTCCTTCCCGTCCCGCCTCCCGGCCCGTCGTGCCGCATCCTTCCCGGCCCGCCTCCCGCCCCGGCGCCGCCGCCCCCGCCCCGCCGCGCCGCCGCCGGTCGCCGCTCGCCCCGTACCGCCGGCTCTTCGCCGCCCCCGGTGCGCTCGCCTTCACGCTCGCGGCCTTCGTCGGACGGCTGCCGGGCTCGATGCTCGGCGTCTCCACGGTGCTGATGATCGCCACGGTGCGGGACTCGTACGCGCTCGCGGGCGCCGTCTCGGCGACCGGAGTCGCGGTGACGGCGGTCGCGGGGCCGCTGCTGGGGCGGCTGGTCGACCGGTACGGGCAGGCCAGCGTCGCGGTCCCCGCCGTCGTCGTCTTCGTCGCCGGGGCGACCGCCATGGTGCTGTGCGTCCACTTCGGCGCCCCGGCCTGGGCGCTGTTCTGCTGCGCTGCGGGCTCGTCCGGCGTGCCCAGCCTGGGCGCGATGACCCGCGCCCGCTGGGCCGCGCTGCACCGCGACGACCCGGCCGCCCGGCACACCGCCACCTCCTTCGAGCAGGTCGTGGACGAGGTCTGCTTCATGGCCGGGCCCGCGCTGGCCATGGTGCTGTGCACGGCGGTCCTCCCCGAGGCGGGGCTGGTCACGGCGGCGGCACTGCTGCTCACCGGCACGCTGCTGTTCGCCGCCCAGCGCCGCACCGAACCGCCGCCGGAACCGCACGCCGCCCGGGGCCGCGTGCTCCTCACCCCCGCTCTGCGGGTCGTCCTGTTGACCTTCCTCGCGACCGGCGCGGTCTTCGGCTCGATGGAGGTGGCGACGGTCGCCGCCGTCGGCTCGCACGGGGGCTCCACGGCGAGCAGCACCGTCCTCGCCCTCCAGGCCGCCGGGTCCTGCGCCGCCGGGCTGGTCTTCGGCGCGCTGCCACCGCGCGGTACGGCCGGAGGGCGCCTGGTGGCGGGCGTGGCCGCGATGGCCCTGGCCGTCCTCCCCCTCCTGACCGCCCACAGCCTCGCCACCCTCGCCCCGCTGCTCTTCCTGGCGGGCATGGCCACGGCCCCCACGATGATCACCGGCATGACCCTGGTCCACCGCCTGCTCCCGGCCGCCCGCCTCAACGAGGGGATGACCACCGTGTACACCGGTCTGCTCATCGGCATCTCCACGGGCGCCGCGGTGGGCGGCTGGACGGTGGACCACCTGGCCCCCACATCGGCCTACCTCACCCCGGCGACGGCGGCCACCCTCGCCTTCGCCATCGCCTGGTCGGGGCGGCGTTGTCTGCGGGCCCCGTGA